GAAGAAGCGGTTGGTATCTGGCTATTTAAAAAGCGTCAGCAGTTTCGTTCAGGTATTCGATTACTGTCGATGATAGGTGTCATCAGCCCGTTGATTGGATTACTTGGTACAGTGCTGGGATTAATGGAAATGTTTAGTGGTATGACAGATGCCACTGTCGTTATTTCACCAGCAACGTTAGCAGATGGTTTAGGTTTGGCTATGACCACCACGGCCGCAGGTTTGATCATCGCGTTACCTGCAATTACAGGTGCACAACTTCTAGGCATGTGGGTTGAAAAGACCCTTGCCAAGATTGAGTACACTCTGAATCACAGCAATCTGCATATTGAAGGTATTGTGGTTGATCCTTTCTCAGGTACTCAAAGCTCGTATACCGTTACCACTGACGAGGTGCTGTAATGATCCAATCACACTCTCGTTATAGCGAAGACGAATTTAAGCCAGATCTCACGCCGATGATAGACATCATCTTTATTGTGATGGTATTTCTTCTGCTTACTGCGAATGTCAGTGTTCAAACACTGAATGTCGACATCCCAAAAACGGAAGAAGCCAGCCAGCTTTCCTCGCCAGATAAACCCGTTATCTCAATCGGCATCTTACACAGTGAAGAGGAAAAGTGGGCATTAGATGGCGTGAAATTTAGTGATTGGAACGCTTTCACTACTGAACTACTGAAAACTCGCAGCACCTACCCAGATAAACCTTTTGTGATTGCCGCAGACAAAAAAGCCGATGTGGAATCCATGCTCAACCTCTTTGCATTCATGCAAAAACACCAAATTTCCGCCACTAATATCGTTATGGAAGAACAATAATGAAAAAACTCGCTTTGGCATTCAGTTTATTTTTATCGATTCCTTTTTTATCAATGGAATCGGCTTACGCTCAACAAGAAACACAGACAAACAATCGCATCATTAGTGCAGGCTCAAGCATTACCGAGCTACTGATTGCGCTAGGCGCGAAAGACCAGCTTATCGCTGTGGATGTAACAAGCCGAAAATACAACGCTGACGAAGCATTGCCGCAAGTAGGGTATCACCGCCAGTTATCTGCTGAAGGCTTAATGGCTCTTTCACCGACTCATTTAATTGGCTCACATGAAATGGGACCTGAGAATACTTTAACGCTACTAAAAAGTGGCGGAATAAAAGTCGAGACAGTGCCTTCTGGAGATACAGAAGAAGACCTGTTTGGCCGTATCGATAAAATCGCGCAAATCACAGGGAAGCAGGAGAAAGCGAAAGAACTTAAAGCATCGATTGATGAGCAGTTGAACGCAATGAAAGCTCGTAAACTCGCACATCCACCAAAAGTGCTGTTTGCTATGCTGACCAAAGGCAGACCAGCCACTATCGCTGGAGATAAAACCACTATCGATGTGATCATCAACCTTGCTGGCGGTCAAAATCCAGCAAAATCAGAAATGAGCTCATACAAACCACTATCTCCGGAAGCCATCGTACAAATGCAACCTGATGTCTTATTGGTCAGTGCTCGCGCTTGGGAAGCATTAGGTGGGCATGAAGGCATTCTGAAAGAATTCCCTCTTCTGGCTGCTACACCTGTTGCTGGCAAAGACCGCATTATCCCTGTAAGTAGTAGCGCCATCATTGGCGGCTTTGGACTTGAAAGTTTAGAACTGACTGACGAGTTATATAAAGCCTTCCAAAAGATCAACTAAGCATTTTCACAGATAACAACCAGAATCCTATCCACCAAAAGAATAGGTAAAAAGTAAACGATGACAGATTCAAGAATGGTTTCGGCTAAAACTCTGTGCATAGTGGCGGCGATTGCGCTTTACTGCGCGACGGTTGCTTCCATAAGTATGGGTGCGATGAACATCAGTTTATCTGACAGCTTGAAATCCCTTTTACCACTTGGCAGCCATGATCTTCCCGCGCATGTCACTATGATTGTTCAACAAGTACGTTTACCTCGTACTTTGTTGGCCATTGCTGTTGGAGGGATTCTAGCGATTAGTGGTGCTGTAATGCAGGGGCTATTTCGCAACCCGCTCGCTGATCCGGGCATTATAGGTGTCTCTTCCGGAGCTGCATTAGGTGCGGCGTTAGCAATCGTAGTGTTTGGCGATCTTGCTCACCACTATCCAAACTTACTGCTCTTTGGCACGGTTCCTATGTTCGCCTGTATCGGCGGTGCTTTTACGACATTTGCAGTGTATCGCCTTGGTACTAGCAGCAACGGAACTTCCGTCACTATGATGCTACTTTCCGGTGTCGCTATTTCAGCACTGGCAGGCGCGGCATTGGGGTTATTGAACTATTATGCCGATGACCAAGCTCTGCGAGACCTGTCGCTTTGGACTATGGGGTCATTGGCGGGCGCTAATCAAAAAGGTCTATGGCTCGCTTTTGCTACGCTCATCATTTTGTTTATCGCCTACTATCGTGATGCCGATAAGCTCAATGCCATGTTATTAGGTGAGGCTGAAGCGCGTCATATGGGAATCAATGTTCAGTCTTTAAAACGTCGCTTAATAATTTTGGCTGCATTCGGTGTAGGTATGACCGTCGCTTTAGCAGGTATGATCGGTTTCATTGGACTCATTGTTCCTCATCTAGCTCGAATGATTATCGGCCCTAATTACCGTTCACTACTCCCTGTCACTCTGTTTATGGGTGCACTATTAATTCTCATTTCAGACATGCTGGCGAGAACTATCATTGCTCCTCTCGATATGCCCGTCGGTATTGTCACGGCTTTGCTGGGAGCACCATTCTTCGTATGGCTATTGATCAAGCAAAAAGGGAGATTTTAATGTTATCTATACTCTCCAAACCTAAAAAAGAAGTTCCTTCAGATTCGATAAGTTACTCAGGCCGAGAGACCGTGTATATAAAAGGGCTGTCAGTCACACTAGAGCATAGAAAAATATTGAATAGCATTGATCTTAGCTTGAACCGCAAGGAATTCACCATCCTTCTGGGACCAAATGGCACAGGAAAAAGCACTTTGTTAAAGGCATTAACTGGTGAAATTAAAGCTGTTGGAGAGTTTGCTATTTTTGGTAAGCCTCGTGACCAATGGCCACCAGAAATATTAGCAAAACATCTTGGTGTTTTGCCTCAAAGTAGCTCTCTGTCGTTCAATTTTATGACGGAGGAAGTCATTGAATTAGGTGGAATTGGTTTAACCATGTCTAATGCTCAATTAGCCACTGTCGTAGAGAGAAATATGCGAATAACAGATGTTAATCACTTAGCACAACGCTCCTACCCAACCTTATCTGGAGGAGAAAAACAGCGCGTTCATTTAGCTCGTGTACTCACTCAGTTAGAACAGAGCCGAGAGAATAAAGTTTTACTATTAGATGAACCGACATCTGCACTCGACATTCACCACCAGCATACAACACTTAAATTAGCTCGAAAATTAGCGACGCAAGGAGCAACTGTGGTCGCGGTCTTGCATGATCTTAATTTGGCAGCTCAATATGCCGACCGAATTGTCATTCTTAATGAGGGTGACATAGTAGCAGATGCGGAGCCCAATCAGGCTCTAAAAAAAGAAATTATAGAAGCCGTTTATCACCACAAAGTGGATATTATTCCTCATCCCCGTTACAGACACCCTGTAATAATTGCGAGCTAATATTAGAAACAAAAATTACATGTAACTAAAAGTTAGGTTAGAAAGTTAGTAACCCCTGCTGCTACAAGGCTTACATTCCGATAATCTAACTTTTAAGGTCATGGTAAAGGTAACCAACCGCTACCACCACTCAAGCCAATGATCCCAGCCCCTAACACATTTCTGGACACTTCTGAGTTACGAAGTGCTCAGTGTGAAAGTTCTGGACAAAAATTAGTTTCGAGCTTTGTTGCCCTGCGACAGTCGCTTCAAAATTTTTTCACCTCTATCGCCACTTTGTCGCCACTTGCTAAATTTAGAGCAAAAAAAAGAGCCGTCAAAAACGGCTCTTAATCATTCGATTTTTCCGATCAATTTAAGGCTTACTCACGCCCGTAGACGTTGTTCTCTTGCTCTTGAACTCGGATAAACGTTGTACGCTTCGTTAGCTCACGAAGCTCCGCCGCGCCTACATAGGTACAGGTTGAGCGCACGCCGCCGAGGATGTCTTGAATGGTGCCGTTTACGCTGCCACGGTATGGCAATAGTACGGTTTTTCCTTCGGCGGCACGGTAACCTGCTACACCGCCAGAATGCTTGTCCATCGCGCTCTTCGATGACATGCCGTAAAATTTCATGAAGGTTTCGCCATCTTTTACGATGAGTTCGCCGCCCGCTTCTTCATGACCTGCCAGCATACCGCCAAGCATCACGAAATCCGCGCCGCCGCCGAAGGCTTTCGCTACATCTCCCGGACACGTACAGCCGCCGTCACCGATGATGCGACCACCAAGGCCGTGCGCAGCATCCGCACATTCGATAATCGCGGACAGTTGTGGGTAACCGACACCGGTTTTTACGCGTGTCGTACACACAGAGCCAGGGCCAATGCCTACTTTAACAATGTCGGCACCCGCAAGGATAAGCTCTTCTACCATATCGCCTGTTACAACGTTACCCGCAGAGATGACTTTGTCAGGAAATGCAGCGCGCACTCTTTGCACGTACTCAACAAGGTGCTCAGAATAGCCATTCGCGATATCGATACAGATGAAGATCAGTTCATCAGACAGTGCCATCACATCTTTGGTTTTTTGGAAATCGGCTTCCGATGTGCCGGTTGAAACCATAACATTGTTCAGCGTCGCTTTGTCGGCACTTTTCACAAACTCAGCCCAATCAGCCACAGTGTAATGTTTGTGTACTGCGGTCATCACACCATGCTCAGCCAAGGCTTTAGCCATGGCAAAACTGCCTACCGAGTCCATATTGGCGGCAATCACAGGTACGCCTGACCATTGACGACCACTATGTTTGAAAGTAAACTCGCGGGTTAAATTTACTTGAGAACGGCTTTTCAGGGTTGAACGTTTCGGGCGAAACAGGACATCTTTAAAACCTAACTTAAGTTCTTGTTCGATACGCATTGTGTAATTCCTTGATTAATTGACCATTTGTGTCTCTTAGCAGAGTGCGTAGTACCTTCGTTGGCAGACGTCAGTACATTTCGGACACAAAAAAACCGGAGCGTTGGCAGACGCTCCGGTTTTCAGCATTATAGGCCGCGTTTTTTTTCTCTCAAGACTGATATTTGACTTTTTTTTGTGTTATCCTGCCGAAGTTTTCATACCTAGCTAACACTCTTCAAGTCTCATACCTTTAATTCTATTATTAAACAAAAGCTTAGCCACACCACGCCAAATTATCGACATTCTAAACCTTTTGAAAATAATCGATTGCGTTGCCGAAATTGCAATTAATTAGATCTATATCACATCAAAGCCAGCTCAAAACATAACCACCTATCAGAAAATACCTCCAAA
This genomic window from Vibrio mimicus contains:
- a CDS encoding MotA/TolQ/ExbB proton channel family protein produces the protein MQTLTNIHSQLGIMTWPLIIMSFLTIAILIERTIYMLLNSRTHTTAILRSIHKLDFSRPQEVDAFIQNELKGRQLIFQSMRMLLGHRHFTKPLREEAVGIWLFKKRQQFRSGIRLLSMIGVISPLIGLLGTVLGLMEMFSGMTDATVVISPATLADGLGLAMTTTAAGLIIALPAITGAQLLGMWVEKTLAKIEYTLNHSNLHIEGIVVDPFSGTQSSYTVTTDEVL
- a CDS encoding ExbD/TolR family protein, which codes for MIQSHSRYSEDEFKPDLTPMIDIIFIVMVFLLLTANVSVQTLNVDIPKTEEASQLSSPDKPVISIGILHSEEEKWALDGVKFSDWNAFTTELLKTRSTYPDKPFVIAADKKADVESMLNLFAFMQKHQISATNIVMEEQ
- a CDS encoding heme/hemin ABC transporter substrate-binding protein; the protein is MKKLALAFSLFLSIPFLSMESAYAQQETQTNNRIISAGSSITELLIALGAKDQLIAVDVTSRKYNADEALPQVGYHRQLSAEGLMALSPTHLIGSHEMGPENTLTLLKSGGIKVETVPSGDTEEDLFGRIDKIAQITGKQEKAKELKASIDEQLNAMKARKLAHPPKVLFAMLTKGRPATIAGDKTTIDVIINLAGGQNPAKSEMSSYKPLSPEAIVQMQPDVLLVSARAWEALGGHEGILKEFPLLAATPVAGKDRIIPVSSSAIIGGFGLESLELTDELYKAFQKIN
- a CDS encoding FecCD family ABC transporter permease; amino-acid sequence: MTDSRMVSAKTLCIVAAIALYCATVASISMGAMNISLSDSLKSLLPLGSHDLPAHVTMIVQQVRLPRTLLAIAVGGILAISGAVMQGLFRNPLADPGIIGVSSGAALGAALAIVVFGDLAHHYPNLLLFGTVPMFACIGGAFTTFAVYRLGTSSNGTSVTMMLLSGVAISALAGAALGLLNYYADDQALRDLSLWTMGSLAGANQKGLWLAFATLIILFIAYYRDADKLNAMLLGEAEARHMGINVQSLKRRLIILAAFGVGMTVALAGMIGFIGLIVPHLARMIIGPNYRSLLPVTLFMGALLILISDMLARTIIAPLDMPVGIVTALLGAPFFVWLLIKQKGRF
- a CDS encoding heme ABC transporter ATP-binding protein, producing the protein MLSILSKPKKEVPSDSISYSGRETVYIKGLSVTLEHRKILNSIDLSLNRKEFTILLGPNGTGKSTLLKALTGEIKAVGEFAIFGKPRDQWPPEILAKHLGVLPQSSSLSFNFMTEEVIELGGIGLTMSNAQLATVVERNMRITDVNHLAQRSYPTLSGGEKQRVHLARVLTQLEQSRENKVLLLDEPTSALDIHHQHTTLKLARKLATQGATVVAVLHDLNLAAQYADRIVILNEGDIVADAEPNQALKKEIIEAVYHHKVDIIPHPRYRHPVIIAS
- a CDS encoding GMP reductase, whose product is MRIEQELKLGFKDVLFRPKRSTLKSRSQVNLTREFTFKHSGRQWSGVPVIAANMDSVGSFAMAKALAEHGVMTAVHKHYTVADWAEFVKSADKATLNNVMVSTGTSEADFQKTKDVMALSDELIFICIDIANGYSEHLVEYVQRVRAAFPDKVISAGNVVTGDMVEELILAGADIVKVGIGPGSVCTTRVKTGVGYPQLSAIIECADAAHGLGGRIIGDGGCTCPGDVAKAFGGGADFVMLGGMLAGHEEAGGELIVKDGETFMKFYGMSSKSAMDKHSGGVAGYRAAEGKTVLLPYRGSVNGTIQDILGGVRSTCTYVGAAELRELTKRTTFIRVQEQENNVYGRE